The genomic DNA CAGAGGAAGATATCAAACAAAGCCATACTGGATATCGAGCAAAATATATTGTAAATACTACTCATATGATTGAAGAGGCTCATGTAGATCTTTATGGACTCAAAAATTTATCTACTCATGATGCAAGAAACGAATTACTCAAACTAAGTGGTGTAGGACCTAAGGTAGCGGATTGTATATTACTTTTTTGTATGGGAAAATATGATGCTTTTCCAATAGATGTATGGGTAAAAAGAGTGATGGAATATTTTTATCTTCCTGAGGAAACATCTCTTAAAAAAGTACAATTATTTTCACAAGAAAAATTTAAAAACTTAGCAGGATTTGCCCAACAATATCTTTTTTATTATGCAAGAGAATTAGGGATAGGGAAAAAGAGTGTAGATTCATAGAATAAAGGGGAATTTTTATGTATGAAAAAATATTTGATCAAGATATAGAAAAAAAAATGGAGCGTTTTTTTGTCGATAATCTAGCAGATTATGGTAAAATTGAAACTTTTAAAAAAGGAGAATTAATTAATCCCAGTCATCCTGACAATATATATATTATTATTAAGGGAGAAGTCAATCAAATTATGTATTCCAAAAAGGGTGACGAAATTATTTTTTATCGAATGACAGAGGGAAGTATATTTGGAGAAATAGATTTTTTTGAGAGAAATAGAACCTTTGTGGTCATAAAAGCTGTAACAGATGGTCAATTATCTGTAGTTCATAGAGAAATGATAGAAAATAAATTAAAAGAAAAGCCTAAAATGTATGAATATTTTTTAAGTAGCATCATAAGAAAATATAGGGTTGTGACAGTGGAATTGGCAAATTTTCAGTTTAATAATTCTATAGGGAAATTAGCAGATTTTTTCATAAGACTATATTATACAGAAAGTATCAATTCAAAAAATAATATAAGTATTATACTGACACATGAGGAAATTGCCAACAGAATCGGACTCAATCGAATTACAGTTACAAATGGAATAAAAGAATTTAAGGACAAAGGATTTATAGAAATGAAAGATAGAAAAATTATTATAAAAGATATAGAAGGGCTTAAAACCCTTACAAATATACCTATATAAGAATCAGGAGAATATCCTGATTCTTTGTGCGAATGATATTTATCAATAATGTAATCTAGACTACAGAAAAAAAATCGATTTTTATGTAAAATTTTGATAATACCAAAAAATAAATAATTAACAGGAGGATCAATCATGAATGAAGTAAAAGAAAAAATTGAATTGAATTTTAATGAGTTTGTAAATGATCTTAAAGCTTTAATTCAAATACCAAGTGTTTATGAGGAAGACGAAAGTCCTTATCCATTTGGTAAGAATATAGATGAAGCTTTAAAGAAAATGTTGGCTATAGCTGACAAATTAGGATTTAAAACTTTTTATGAGCCTAACGGATACTATGGATATGCTGAATATGGAGATGGAGATGAAATGATAGGGGTTTTAGGACATTTAGATGTAGTTTCCCCTGGAGACTTAAAAAAATGGAATACAAGTCCTTTCGATCCTGTAATTAAAGATGGCAAATTATTTGGTAGAGGAACTCAAGATGACAAAGGACCTACTCTAGGGGCTATGTACGCATTTAAGGCTATTATAGATAGTGGCTTTAAAGTAAATAAAAAAGTTAGATTTATTTATGGAACAGATGAAGAAAATCTTTGGAGAGGAATTAATGAGTACAATAAAAAAGAACAAATTCCAGATTACGGATTTACTCCAGATGCAGATTTTCCATTGATTTATGCTGAAAAAGGACTTTTACAAGTTGATTTGGTTGCAAAAAATGAAACGGACATAAGACTCAAAGCAGGAGATGGATACAATGTAGTACCTTCACAAGCTTCTTATGAAGGAAAAGATATGGATGCTATTATAAAAGCGTTAGAAAAATTAAATTATGAGTATGAAAAAGAACAAGATAAAGTTACAGTCATGGGAAAAAGTGCTCATGCTAAAGATTCAGAAAAAGGAATTAATGCCATTTGTAGACTTTTAATTGCAATGAATGAAATTGGAATGGATTCAAAATGTATTCGTTTTATTATAGAAAATATTTTAGAGGATGCATTAGCAACTAAGATATTCGGAGAATGTAAAGATGAAGCATCAGGTAGTTTGAAATTTAATGTAGGACAAATACATATAGATGAAGAAAAAGAAATCTTAAATATAGATATAAGAATTCCAGTAACTGTAGAGAAAGAATTTGTTGTGAATAAATTAAATGAAGTAGTACAAAAGTATGGATTTGAAATAAAAGAACATGATTATTTAAGATCCATCTATACACCACTAGATTCTAAACTAGTAAAAACATTAATGGAGGCTTATACAGAAGTAACTAAAGATTCTGAAAGCTTGCCAATTTCATCAGGAGGAGCAACTTATGCAAGAGCTATGGACAATTGTGTAGCTTTTGGAGCAGCTTTTCCATATACAGAAGAAACAGAACATCAGCCTAATGAATATATGAAATTAGAAGAGATGAAAAAGGCAATAGAAATTTATGCATGTGCATTATTAAAATTATTAAAATAAAGGAGGATTACCATGAGTGCCAAGGCAGAAAAGAAAAAAAGAAGTTTCCCTACGGCGTATACGGTATTATTTATTGTTTTAATTTTAGCAGCAATTTTAACGTATATTGTTCCAGCAGGTTCTTATGCTAAATTAATGTTTGATAGTGAAAACAAAGTATTTGTAATCACTTCACCTGATGGAGAATCTACACAGGAGTATCCAGGAACACAAGCTACACTAGATAAGCTTGGAGTTAAGGTAGATATTACCAAGTTTACAGATGGAAGTATCTACAAAGCAATTGCTATTCCAGGAACTTATGAAAAATTAGAAAGTAAACCACAAGGAATTATTGAAATCATCAGAGCTCCGATTCAAGGTCTTTATGATACAGCAGATATTATTATGTTTGTATTTATTATAGGTGGAATTATTGGCGTTTTAAATAATAGTGGTGCCTTTGATGCAGGTTTTGCAAGTCTTTCAAGAATTACAAAAGGTAGAGAATATTTACTTATTGTAATTGTTACTTTTATCATTTCCTTAGGAGGTACAACTTTTGGTCTTGCAGAAGAGACCATTGCACTTTATCCTATTTTGGTTCCTGTATTTATGGTGGCAGGCTATGATGCCATTGTCTGTATAGCAGCTTTATATATGGGATCCTCTATTGGTACAATGTTTTCAACGGTAAACCCTTTCTGTTCTGTTATAGGATCTAATGCGGCAGGAATATCTTTTACAAATGGTCTTGTATTAAGAACTGTTGGACTTGTTATTGCTACGGCAGTGACTGTTATTTATATTGTAAGATATGCTGAAAAAATAAAGAAAAATCCTTCTGCGTCTTTAATTTTTGATCAAAAAGAAGATATAGAAAAGAAATTCTTTAATAGAAATGCAGAGGTTCCAGAGTTTACATTTAGAAGAAAGTCAATGATTTTAATATTTGCACTTGCATTTGGTGTAATGATTTGGGGTGTCTCTTCTCAAGGCTGGTGGTTTGAGGAAATGACAGCATTATTCTTAGCTGTAGGAATTCTTATTTGTATCATCTCTGGAATGGGTGAGAAAAAAGCTGTGAATGAGTTTGTGACAGGAGCCGCTGAGTTGGTAGGAGTAGCTCTTACTATCGGGGTTGCAAGAGCAGTAAACTTGATTATGGACAATGGATTGATTTCTGACTCTATTCTTTATGGAGCAACAAATATAGTAAGTGGAATGAATGCGGGACTATTCTCTATATTAATGTTGGTTATATTTTGTATTCTTGGATTTTTTATTCCATCTGCATCAGGACTTGCAGTGTTATCTATGCCTATCATGGCGCCTCTTGCAGATACAGTAGGTCTTCCAAGAGATGTAGTAGTAAGTGCTTATCAATATGGTCAAGGATTAATGGCGTTTATTACTCCAACAGGACTCATATTGGTAACTCTATCTATGGTAGATGTAACTTATGACAAATGGTTAAAATTTATTATGCCTCTGATGGGGATTGTTGGAGGATTTTCAGCAGTGATGTTATTGATTCAAGCATTAATTTAAAACAAAATGGAGGTTATCATACAAAAGAAATAATTTTCTTTTGAGATAACCTCTCTTTGCTATAGTAATATAGACTATAATTAAAATAGGAGGGAATAAAAATGGAAAAAGCTTGTGAAAAATTACTTAGATATGTAAAGATTAATACAAAATCAGATGATACTTCACAAACTGTACCAAGTACACAAACCCAGTTTGAATTGGCTCGTTTATTAGTAGATGAATTAAAAAATATGGGTATTGAAGATGCTCATGTAGATGAAAAATGTTATGTTATGGGAACTTTGAAGGGAAATGTAGAAAATGCACCTTCTATAGGTTTAATTGCCCATTTAGATACCAGTCCTGAGATGTCAGGTGAAAATGTGAAAGCAAATATAATTAAAGATTATGATGGAGAAGATATTGTTTTAAATAAAGACTTAAATATTGTGATGAAGGTATCAGACTTTCCATATCTAAAGGATTACAAAGGAAAAACACTGATTACTACAGATGGAACAACGCTACTTGGAGCAGATGATAAAGCTGGAATAGCAGAAATTATGACTGCTGTTGAATATTTTATCAATCATCCAGAGATTAAGCATGGAGATATTAAAATTGGATTTACTCCAGATGAAGAAATAGGTAGCGGTGCAGATTATTTTGATGTAGAAAAATTTGGAGCAGACTTTGCTTATACAATAGATGGAGGAGTACTTGGAGAGATAGAATATGAAAATTTCAATGCAGCTTCAGCTTATATTAAAGTAAATGGTTCTAATATTCATCCAGGAGAAGCAAAGCTTAAAATGAAAAATTCTATGTTAATAGGAATGGAACTTAATGGACTTTTACCAACCTTTGAAGTTCCTCAATATACAGAAGGATATGAAGGATTTTATCATTTAGACAAATTTGATGGTTCTGTTGAAGTGACAGAGATGGAATATATTATAAGAGATCATGATATGGAAAAATTCCAAAATAAAAAAGCTTTTATGAAAAAGGCTTGTGAATTTATAGATGAAAAATACGGTCAAGGTACAGTAGAGCTTAGAATAGAAGATTCTTATTTGAATATGAAAGAAAAAATATTGCCAGTAATACATATTGTAGATTCAGTAGTAAAAGCTATGGAAACTGTAGGGGTAACACCTATGGTAAAAGCTATCAGAGGAGGTACAGATGGAGCAAGACTATCTTATATGGGATTACCAACTCCTAATATATTCACAGGTGGCTTTAACTTCCATGGAAAATTTGAAGCCATATGTGTAGAAGATATGGAAAAGGCAGTGGAAACTATAATCGAAGTGATAAAAGGTTATGTAAAATAAATAATATCTTAAATGCATTGATAAAAAATTATAGAAATGTCGCCGACCTCCAATGGGGCAAAAATTACGGGAGATGGACGACATTTTTATTTAATTATTTTTAGATGATACTTTATATCAAATACATATCAATATATCATGCTTATATTATTTATATTTATGTATCAATATAAATATAAATAAATACAAGTTTCAGCTACTGATGCAAATAGGAGATACGAGCATATATTACATATAATGAAAAGAAGGGCGGATCAAAATGAAATATTTTTTGGCTATCATTATTGCTGTGTTTGCCTCCTTGTTATATGAAACTCTTAAAGTTGTAGATCATGCTATATTACAAACTGCTGCAGCAAAACCTTATGTAATTTTTAGACAAATTATTTTGGTAGTTTTTTCAGTGTATATAGTTTTGACTAGTTATAAAGATTATCAAAAGTTAGGGAAAAAAGCACTTATTACCCCTATAATCTTTTGTATAGGCATGGGGTATCTTATGATAATTACATGGAGACAAATGATGAGTGTTTTATAAGGCGTGAGAAAAAGATAAAGAATATACACAAAAGATGATAATAAAAACCTCTTAGTATGCTAAAAATTTACATATTAAGAGGTTTTTGAATGATTTTTTTATTTTGGGGTATACAAATTAGAACTTAGAAAACAAAAAAAGGGGAGATTGTATGAAAGCAAAAAGGCTAATTATTATAGGAGGGGATGCGGCAGGTATGAGTGCAGCTGCCAAAGCAAAAAGAATAGATCCTAGTTTAGAAATTATTGTTTTTGAAAAAGGAGAATATATTTCTTATGCACAATGTGGACTACCTTATTATATTTCTGATATTACAAAGGATAAAGAAAAATTAATTGCAAGAAGACCAAAAGACTTTGAAGAACAAGGAATATCTGTTTTTATAAATCATGAAGTGATGAAAATTAATGTAAAACATAAAACTGTAGAAGTAATGGATCAAAACAAAAATACATTTGAAACAAAATATGATACACTATTGATTGCTACTGGTGCAGACCCGAATATACCAAATGTTAGAGGCGTAAATTTAAAAAATATATTTACATTAAAAAGTATTTCAGATGCAGAAAATATAAAGAAAACAGTTCAAAGAGAAGACATTAAAAATGTAGTATTAATAGGTGGAGGATATATCAATGTAGAGCTTATAGAATCAATGCTTTTATTAGGAAAAGAAGTACGAATCATCCAAAGACCAAAAACTTTATTAAATATTATGGATGAGGAATTTGGAATGATGTTGCAAGAAAAAGTAAAAAAGCATGGATGCTTGGTACATACAGAGGAAAGCTTAGAGGAGATTATAGGAGAAGAAAAGGTAGAGGGAGTCAAGACGAATAAAGGAGAATATAAAGCAGATGTAGTGATTATTGCAGTTGGAGTGAAACCTAGGACTGATCTATTAAAAAATACAGGAATAGATATGTTAAAAAACGGAGCTATTCGAGTAGATGGTTATGGAAAAACATCGTTGCCAGACATTTATGCTGCTGGAGATTGCGCGAGTGCATATCATTTGGTTAAAAAAGAAGATGTATATATTCCACTTGCAACTAATGCAAACAAGCAAGGAAAATTTACAGGAGCATCCATTGCAGGAGAAATGAAAAAATTTCCTGGAACATTAGGATCATCTGTTGTAAAAGTATTAGATATGACATTTGCCAAAACAGGCATCAATGAAAAAGAAGCCAAGCAGATGAATATAGACTATGAAACAGTAACTGTAACAGCACCTAGTCATGCAAGATACTATCCGAATCCAAAAAAGATTCATATCAAGCTTGTATATGAAAAAGAAACAAAAATATTATTAGGAGCCCAAATGGCAGGAGAAGAAGGAGTTGCAAAAAGATTAGATATATTTGCATTGGCAATTGACCGAAAAATGACAGGGGAGGAATTAGGTTATATAGATTTTTGTTATTCTCCACCATATGCAACACCTTGGGATGCAGTACATATTGCCGCAAATAATATAAAATAAAAAGGATTTATTAGAAGGAAATTTCTCCTTAGTCTAGAATACTAGATTTTTATAGACAGAGGAGGAGTTTTTATGTTAGGAACGATTGTAAATACATTTGCTATTATAGGAGGAAGTTTGTTAGGATTATTCTTTAAAGGAGGAATTCCTAAAAAGTATAATGAAACCATTTTGAAAGCCAATGGATTAAGTGTTATTTTAATAGGAATTATGGGTGCTGTAAAAACTCAAAATTTACTTCTTTTGATTTTTAGTATGGTGATTGGAAGTATCTTAGGAGAATTTTTTAATATTGAGGATAATCTAGATAAACTAGGAAAGTTTATAGGAAATAAATTGGGAGATGAAGAAGGAGGCATTGCAAAAGGTTTTGTAACTTCAAGTCTACTATTTTGTGTAGGATCTATGGCAATTGTAGGATCACTAGAAAGTGGATTGACTGGAAATCATCAAACTCTTTTTGCAAAATCTGTATTAGATGGAATTACTTCTATTGTTTTTACTTCTACATTAGGAATTGGAGTGATTTTTTCTGCAGTTTCTGTATTTTTATACCAAGGAATGATTACTTTGTTGGCATCTTATATGAAAGATGTATTGACTCCTGAGGTAATAGGAGAAATGTCATCTATTGGTGGACTTTTGATTATGGGATTGGGATTGAATTTGCTTGAATTTAAGAGAATAAAAGTAGGAAATATGCTTCCAGCTATATTTATTCCTATATTGTATTATATAGGAAAATTAATTTATTTTAAAATCATCTAGAGACAAGAAATTGTCTCTATTGTATTTTTTGGAAAGTATTTATTTCGTAGTTATTATTTATATGAATGGTAATGATAAATATGATAAGGATTATATAAATTATGGATTAGGCTGAGTAAAGTTTTGAAATTTAAAGGAGTTAGCAAAAGTGATGCAATATATAACTTGCGAAATTGCATACAAGATGAAAATAAGATGGAAAGATGGTGTTGGTATTATTGAGTTTTGACATAAAAATCTGACAATAAATGAATTAATATACATGGTTCCCAAAAGAAAAGAAAAAAGATGAATTATTATACAACAAAGCCATACCCTTTGATAATACTGAGAAATATTAGCGCATTAAAGCGTTATCTCTTTAATATGATATAATATTTATAAAATAAATTGACAAAATATACGAAAACAAATATAATAAAATAAAATTCTAAACATTTACAAAAATAAATTTAAAACAGGAGGTACTGTCATGGACAAAATTTTGATAGACGGAAATAGTTTAACATTAGAGGATGTAGTAAAAGTTGCAAGAGAAGGTTTTACAGTAGATTTGACTCAAGAAGCATTAGAAAAAGTAAAAAAATCTAGAGCTTTTGTAGATAAATTGGTAGATGAAGAAAGAACAGTATATGGAATAACTACTGGATTTGGTAAATTTAGTGATGTAGCAATTTCTAAAGAAGAAGCAAAGGATCTCCAAAAAAACTTAATTATGAGTCATGCGTGTGGAGTAGGAGAACATTTTCCTGAAGATGTTGTAAGGGCTATTATGCTTCTTAGAGCAAATGCGTTGTCAAAAGGTTTTTCAGGTATTCAGCCAAAAACTCTTCAAACCCTTATTGAAATGATTAACAAAGGAGTTCATCCTGCTATTCCAGAAAAAGGATCTTTAGGAGCAAGTGGAGATTTAGCACCATTGTCTCATATGACGTTAGTATTAATAGGTGAAGGAGAAGCTTATTATAAGGGAGAATTGATGACAGGAAAAGAAGCTATGGGAAAAGCTGGAATTGAGCCTGTAGTCTTAACATCTAAAGAAGGGTTGGCATTAATCAACGGAACACAAGTAATGACTGCTGTAGGAGCACTTACTGTATATAATTCTATCCATATTTTAAAAACAGCAGATATTGCAGCTGCACTTACTATAGAAGGATTAAATGGAATTGTAGATGCATATGATAAAAGAGTACATGAAGTAAGACCACACAAGGGACAAATGATTACAGCTAA from Inediibacterium massiliense includes the following:
- a CDS encoding Crp/Fnr family transcriptional regulator; protein product: MYEKIFDQDIEKKMERFFVDNLADYGKIETFKKGELINPSHPDNIYIIIKGEVNQIMYSKKGDEIIFYRMTEGSIFGEIDFFERNRTFVVIKAVTDGQLSVVHREMIENKLKEKPKMYEYFLSSIIRKYRVVTVELANFQFNNSIGKLADFFIRLYYTESINSKNNISIILTHEEIANRIGLNRITVTNGIKEFKDKGFIEMKDRKIIIKDIEGLKTLTNIPI
- a CDS encoding M20 family metallopeptidase produces the protein MNEVKEKIELNFNEFVNDLKALIQIPSVYEEDESPYPFGKNIDEALKKMLAIADKLGFKTFYEPNGYYGYAEYGDGDEMIGVLGHLDVVSPGDLKKWNTSPFDPVIKDGKLFGRGTQDDKGPTLGAMYAFKAIIDSGFKVNKKVRFIYGTDEENLWRGINEYNKKEQIPDYGFTPDADFPLIYAEKGLLQVDLVAKNETDIRLKAGDGYNVVPSQASYEGKDMDAIIKALEKLNYEYEKEQDKVTVMGKSAHAKDSEKGINAICRLLIAMNEIGMDSKCIRFIIENILEDALATKIFGECKDEASGSLKFNVGQIHIDEEKEILNIDIRIPVTVEKEFVVNKLNEVVQKYGFEIKEHDYLRSIYTPLDSKLVKTLMEAYTEVTKDSESLPISSGGATYARAMDNCVAFGAAFPYTEETEHQPNEYMKLEEMKKAIEIYACALLKLLK
- a CDS encoding YfcC family protein, whose protein sequence is MSAKAEKKKRSFPTAYTVLFIVLILAAILTYIVPAGSYAKLMFDSENKVFVITSPDGESTQEYPGTQATLDKLGVKVDITKFTDGSIYKAIAIPGTYEKLESKPQGIIEIIRAPIQGLYDTADIIMFVFIIGGIIGVLNNSGAFDAGFASLSRITKGREYLLIVIVTFIISLGGTTFGLAEETIALYPILVPVFMVAGYDAIVCIAALYMGSSIGTMFSTVNPFCSVIGSNAAGISFTNGLVLRTVGLVIATAVTVIYIVRYAEKIKKNPSASLIFDQKEDIEKKFFNRNAEVPEFTFRRKSMILIFALAFGVMIWGVSSQGWWFEEMTALFLAVGILICIISGMGEKKAVNEFVTGAAELVGVALTIGVARAVNLIMDNGLISDSILYGATNIVSGMNAGLFSILMLVIFCILGFFIPSASGLAVLSMPIMAPLADTVGLPRDVVVSAYQYGQGLMAFITPTGLILVTLSMVDVTYDKWLKFIMPLMGIVGGFSAVMLLIQALI
- the pepT gene encoding peptidase T, which codes for MEKACEKLLRYVKINTKSDDTSQTVPSTQTQFELARLLVDELKNMGIEDAHVDEKCYVMGTLKGNVENAPSIGLIAHLDTSPEMSGENVKANIIKDYDGEDIVLNKDLNIVMKVSDFPYLKDYKGKTLITTDGTTLLGADDKAGIAEIMTAVEYFINHPEIKHGDIKIGFTPDEEIGSGADYFDVEKFGADFAYTIDGGVLGEIEYENFNAASAYIKVNGSNIHPGEAKLKMKNSMLIGMELNGLLPTFEVPQYTEGYEGFYHLDKFDGSVEVTEMEYIIRDHDMEKFQNKKAFMKKACEFIDEKYGQGTVELRIEDSYLNMKEKILPVIHIVDSVVKAMETVGVTPMVKAIRGGTDGARLSYMGLPTPNIFTGGFNFHGKFEAICVEDMEKAVETIIEVIKGYVK
- a CDS encoding CoA-disulfide reductase; translated protein: MKAKRLIIIGGDAAGMSAAAKAKRIDPSLEIIVFEKGEYISYAQCGLPYYISDITKDKEKLIARRPKDFEEQGISVFINHEVMKINVKHKTVEVMDQNKNTFETKYDTLLIATGADPNIPNVRGVNLKNIFTLKSISDAENIKKTVQREDIKNVVLIGGGYINVELIESMLLLGKEVRIIQRPKTLLNIMDEEFGMMLQEKVKKHGCLVHTEESLEEIIGEEKVEGVKTNKGEYKADVVIIAVGVKPRTDLLKNTGIDMLKNGAIRVDGYGKTSLPDIYAAGDCASAYHLVKKEDVYIPLATNANKQGKFTGASIAGEMKKFPGTLGSSVVKVLDMTFAKTGINEKEAKQMNIDYETVTVTAPSHARYYPNPKKIHIKLVYEKETKILLGAQMAGEEGVAKRLDIFALAIDRKMTGEELGYIDFCYSPPYATPWDAVHIAANNIK
- a CDS encoding DUF554 domain-containing protein yields the protein MLGTIVNTFAIIGGSLLGLFFKGGIPKKYNETILKANGLSVILIGIMGAVKTQNLLLLIFSMVIGSILGEFFNIEDNLDKLGKFIGNKLGDEEGGIAKGFVTSSLLFCVGSMAIVGSLESGLTGNHQTLFAKSVLDGITSIVFTSTLGIGVIFSAVSVFLYQGMITLLASYMKDVLTPEVIGEMSSIGGLLIMGLGLNLLEFKRIKVGNMLPAIFIPILYYIGKLIYFKII